A region from the Kribbella shirazensis genome encodes:
- a CDS encoding ABC transporter ATP-binding protein has protein sequence MTGIKLDSVSKVFSGRYVAVDNVSLDIAAGEVMVLLGPSGCGKTTLLRIIAGLEDLSAGDVWLGRTHATDLPPRERGVALVFQNGALYPNRTGRENIMFPLRMAGEDPAEAGEKADGVARILRIDTAVDRLPRTLSGGQRQRVAIGRALVRQPRIFLMDEPLSNLDATLRTELRQEIGAMVRDLSVTTVYVTHDQIEALTLADRIAIMRDGRIEDVGTPDQVYNDPATAFGAGFLGTPRINLMSATVRVTAHHRVSLDLGDQTLALPPLDRRSLILSRHDGARVIVGARSDAFTPTSERDENQLSGSLRALEFHGNQWIAFVASGIEMLDPDLVGQARPRHRAERSHTRHAVQRASVRTMLTNVAKAALHRSAAAPRTNDPHPPATHRRSDLVIEVDSGNGLATGDTVHLAVDTARVHIFDEQGRRIDRVTR, from the coding sequence ATGACCGGGATCAAGCTGGACTCGGTGTCCAAGGTGTTCAGCGGCCGGTATGTTGCCGTTGACAACGTAAGCCTCGACATCGCCGCGGGCGAGGTGATGGTTCTGCTCGGGCCGTCGGGCTGCGGGAAAACCACGCTGCTGCGGATCATTGCCGGTCTGGAGGACCTCTCCGCGGGAGATGTGTGGCTGGGCCGCACGCACGCGACAGATCTTCCACCCAGGGAGCGTGGTGTCGCACTCGTCTTCCAGAACGGCGCCCTGTACCCGAACCGCACCGGCCGCGAGAACATCATGTTCCCGTTGCGGATGGCGGGCGAGGACCCCGCCGAGGCCGGCGAGAAGGCCGACGGCGTGGCCAGGATCCTCCGGATCGACACCGCCGTCGACCGCCTGCCCCGCACGCTGTCCGGCGGCCAACGGCAACGCGTCGCCATCGGCCGCGCGCTGGTCAGGCAGCCGCGGATCTTCCTGATGGACGAGCCGCTGTCCAACCTCGACGCGACCCTGCGGACCGAGTTGCGGCAGGAGATCGGGGCGATGGTCCGGGATCTCAGCGTGACAACGGTGTACGTCACCCACGACCAGATCGAGGCCCTCACGCTGGCGGACCGGATCGCCATCATGCGCGACGGACGGATCGAGGACGTCGGGACACCGGACCAGGTCTACAACGACCCGGCCACCGCGTTCGGCGCGGGCTTCCTGGGTACGCCGCGGATCAACCTGATGTCGGCGACCGTCCGCGTGACCGCTCACCACCGGGTCAGTCTCGACCTCGGCGACCAGACCCTGGCGCTGCCTCCGCTGGACCGCCGATCGCTCATCCTCAGCCGGCACGACGGCGCACGCGTGATCGTCGGCGCCCGCTCCGACGCGTTCACACCGACGTCCGAACGGGACGAGAACCAGCTGTCGGGATCGCTGCGGGCACTCGAGTTCCACGGCAACCAGTGGATCGCGTTCGTTGCGTCGGGCATCGAGATGCTCGACCCCGACCTGGTCGGGCAAGCGCGACCGCGCCACCGGGCGGAGCGCTCACACACCCGGCACGCCGTACAGCGCGCCTCGGTCCGGACCATGCTGACCAATGTGGCGAAAGCGGCCCTTCATCGATCCGCCGCCGCTCCACGCACCAACGACCCGCACCCGCCCGCGACACACCGCCGCTCCGACCTGGTCATCGAGGTCGACTCCGGCAACGGCCTCGCGACCGGCGACACCGTGCACCTCGCCGTCGACACCGCCCGGGTCCACATCTTCGACGAACAGGGCCGTCGCATCGACCGCGTCACGCGTTAG
- a CDS encoding helix-turn-helix domain-containing protein: MTDALPVDVVVRLLQAASAEQEVDVDSLLGGARLSGPDALRVGTEIRRLRATSERRRRRDQELTALFSSARELAQLRDVDELLGRLVERAHDLVGTDVTYLSEFDPDSRELRVRTTLGTVEPSFLGLRVPPGVGLASQVVEGRRPFWTSKYAVMTQARHDSAIDAAVSAEGLVSLLGVPLLAGDEVIGVLFAANRVEHAFSPEEISLLSAFADHAAIVLQTARLLARAQESADETRRAYGELSRHVEAMERASEVHSDLTSLVLQGGEASDVAIALGRALRCQVSLLDPEHLHGPVGDAVDRSRRSGRCSAVADGTYVVAVLAGSALLGALLLEQGEVEFGPVELRTAERAAQITALLNLKQDAMIEAEQRVRSDLLADMLSDDPDRRGDVATRARARGIRLGELQSVVVVAVPAELRRDAIRALRRTGGPAGEHAERAVVLTSHADPAAASTFVHTTVSRAVRAPVLAVGASFADATDDLRAQVEAASSCVRMLPSLGLTDTAVTTDEYLPYVALFGPGEARVTAYVRRVIGPVLDWDAKHVGKLLPTLAAYLGNRMSPVATARALHLHKNTVLQRLERAAELLGDDWQEPDRLFRVTVAVRLAELTKNP, encoded by the coding sequence GTGACGGACGCACTCCCGGTCGACGTTGTCGTCAGGCTCCTGCAGGCGGCCTCGGCCGAGCAGGAGGTCGATGTGGACAGCCTGCTCGGCGGCGCGCGACTGTCCGGACCTGATGCCCTGCGCGTCGGCACCGAGATCCGCCGCCTGCGGGCGACCTCGGAACGCCGGCGACGCCGCGACCAGGAGCTCACCGCGCTCTTCTCCTCGGCACGCGAACTCGCCCAGCTCCGCGACGTCGACGAACTGCTCGGCCGGCTCGTCGAGCGCGCCCACGACCTGGTCGGCACCGACGTGACGTACCTGTCCGAGTTCGATCCGGACAGCCGCGAGCTCCGCGTGCGCACCACGCTCGGCACGGTCGAGCCGTCGTTCCTCGGCCTCCGGGTCCCTCCCGGCGTGGGCCTCGCGAGTCAGGTCGTCGAAGGGCGCCGCCCGTTCTGGACGTCGAAGTACGCCGTGATGACCCAGGCCCGGCACGACTCCGCGATCGACGCCGCGGTGTCCGCGGAAGGTCTGGTGTCGCTGCTCGGCGTTCCACTGCTCGCCGGCGACGAGGTGATCGGCGTCCTGTTCGCTGCGAACCGCGTCGAGCACGCCTTCTCCCCCGAGGAGATCTCGCTGCTCTCGGCCTTCGCCGACCACGCGGCGATCGTGTTGCAGACCGCTCGGCTCCTCGCCCGCGCCCAGGAGTCGGCCGACGAGACCCGGCGCGCGTACGGCGAACTCTCGCGCCACGTCGAAGCGATGGAACGCGCCAGCGAGGTACACAGTGACCTCACCAGTCTCGTCCTGCAGGGCGGCGAGGCGTCGGACGTCGCCATCGCACTCGGTCGCGCACTGCGCTGCCAGGTCTCACTGCTCGACCCTGAGCATCTGCACGGCCCGGTCGGCGACGCCGTCGACCGCAGCCGCCGGAGCGGACGGTGCTCCGCCGTTGCCGATGGCACCTATGTGGTCGCGGTCCTCGCCGGGTCCGCGCTGCTCGGCGCGCTGCTGCTGGAGCAGGGCGAGGTGGAGTTCGGACCGGTCGAACTGCGTACCGCGGAGCGCGCCGCCCAGATCACGGCGCTGCTCAATCTCAAGCAGGACGCGATGATCGAGGCCGAACAGCGGGTCCGCAGCGACCTGCTCGCCGACATGCTGTCCGACGACCCCGACCGCCGTGGCGACGTCGCGACCCGGGCCCGCGCCCGCGGCATCCGGCTCGGCGAACTGCAGTCGGTCGTCGTGGTCGCCGTACCGGCCGAACTGCGCCGTGACGCGATCCGCGCCCTGCGGCGGACTGGCGGACCGGCGGGTGAACACGCGGAACGAGCCGTGGTGCTCACGTCCCATGCCGACCCGGCCGCCGCGAGCACCTTCGTCCACACCACGGTGAGCCGCGCTGTGCGAGCGCCGGTACTGGCCGTCGGCGCGAGCTTCGCCGACGCCACCGACGACCTTCGCGCCCAGGTCGAGGCCGCGTCGTCGTGCGTGCGGATGCTGCCGTCGCTCGGCCTGACCGACACGGCAGTGACCACCGACGAGTACCTGCCGTACGTCGCGCTGTTCGGCCCGGGCGAAGCGCGCGTCACGGCGTACGTGCGACGTGTCATCGGACCCGTCCTGGACTGGGATGCCAAACACGTCGGCAAGCTCCTGCCCACCCTCGCGGCCTACCTGGGCAACCGGATGAGCCCGGTCGCCACAGCCCGCGCGCTCCACCTGCACAAGAACACCGTGCTCCAGCGACTGGAACGCGCCGCCGAACTCCTCGGCGACGACTGGCAGGAACCCGACCGGCTGTTCCGGGTCACCGTCGCGGTTCGCCTCGCCGAGCTGACCAAAAATCCATAG
- a CDS encoding CaiB/BaiF CoA transferase family protein: protein MNDDNDAIAGLLPGGLSRGALRGIVVLDITRVVAGPFCSMLLADLGATVIKIENPNEPDYARAFPPMLRAGSGEEFSAFFAQYNRNKFGLTLDLAGDDGKQVLKDLVRRADVLVENFRPGTMDKLGVGYDVLRAENPRLVYTAISGYGQTGPYRRRPAYDNSAQATGGLWSMNGFPDRPPARVGTIIGDLSATLYAVIGVLAALRHAERTGEGQLVDVSQQDSVLSLTENAVVSYTVDGKVPGPLGNEHPFVKPYELYPCKDGFVFFGGYTDKFWRLSCHLFGQPELAGDPEIDTMAKRFDPEVYERRVRPVLHQWFEDRTKAELEEIVGDAVPLSAIKDIGEVVEDPQIAARDMVVDVEYPEFGELRMFGSPIKLGGTPTQPRGLAPKVGEHSPTILRALAGLDDERIAELRDKGVI from the coding sequence ATGAACGACGACAATGACGCGATCGCGGGGCTGCTGCCCGGTGGGCTGTCCCGCGGTGCGCTGCGCGGGATCGTCGTCCTCGACATCACGCGGGTCGTGGCCGGTCCGTTCTGCTCGATGCTGCTGGCCGATCTCGGCGCGACCGTGATCAAGATCGAGAATCCGAACGAGCCGGACTACGCCAGGGCCTTCCCGCCGATGCTGCGGGCCGGCTCGGGGGAGGAGTTCAGCGCGTTTTTCGCGCAGTACAACCGGAACAAGTTCGGCCTCACCCTCGACCTGGCCGGTGACGACGGCAAGCAGGTGCTCAAGGACCTCGTGCGGCGGGCCGACGTACTCGTCGAGAACTTCCGGCCCGGCACGATGGACAAGCTCGGCGTCGGGTACGACGTCCTGCGTGCGGAGAACCCGCGCCTGGTGTACACGGCGATCTCCGGCTACGGGCAGACCGGTCCGTACCGGCGCCGCCCGGCGTACGACAACAGCGCGCAGGCCACCGGCGGGCTGTGGTCGATGAACGGCTTCCCGGACCGGCCGCCCGCCCGGGTCGGCACCATCATCGGCGACCTGTCGGCCACGTTGTACGCCGTCATCGGCGTCCTCGCCGCGCTGCGGCACGCGGAACGGACCGGGGAGGGGCAGCTCGTCGACGTGTCCCAGCAGGACTCGGTGCTCAGCCTCACGGAGAACGCCGTGGTGTCGTACACCGTCGACGGCAAGGTCCCCGGTCCGCTGGGCAACGAGCATCCGTTCGTGAAGCCGTACGAGCTCTACCCGTGCAAGGACGGGTTCGTGTTCTTCGGCGGCTACACCGACAAGTTCTGGCGGCTGTCGTGCCATCTGTTCGGGCAGCCCGAGCTCGCCGGCGATCCCGAGATCGACACGATGGCCAAGCGGTTCGACCCCGAGGTGTACGAACGCCGTGTGCGGCCGGTGCTGCACCAGTGGTTCGAGGACCGGACGAAGGCCGAGCTCGAGGAGATCGTCGGGGACGCCGTACCGCTGAGTGCGATCAAGGACATCGGCGAGGTCGTCGAGGACCCGCAGATCGCGGCGCGCGACATGGTCGTCGACGTCGAGTACCCGGAGTTCGGCGAGCTGCGGATGTTCGGTTCGCCGATCAAGCTCGGCGGCACGCCCACCCAGCCCCGGGGCCTCGCGCCGAAGGTCGGTGAACACTCGCCGACGATCCTGCGCGCGCTCGCCGGCCTCGACGACGAGCGGATCGCGGAACTGCGGGACAAGGGCGTGATCTGA
- a CDS encoding Hsp20/alpha crystallin family protein encodes MLMRTDPFRELDRLTQQFFGGAGGQGTWSRPNPMPLDAYRSGDEYVISFDLPGVAPDAIELDVERNVLTVKAERRPPEVAENVEMQVAERPLGVFSRQLFLGETLDTGKIEASYDAGVLTLKIPIAEQAKPRRITVTGASSHKQLDA; translated from the coding sequence ATGTTGATGCGCACAGACCCGTTCCGGGAGTTGGACCGCCTGACGCAGCAGTTCTTCGGTGGCGCCGGCGGTCAAGGGACCTGGTCGAGGCCGAATCCGATGCCCCTGGACGCCTACCGTTCGGGCGACGAGTACGTGATCTCCTTCGACCTCCCCGGTGTCGCACCGGATGCGATCGAGCTCGACGTCGAGCGCAATGTGCTGACGGTGAAGGCGGAGCGACGTCCTCCGGAAGTCGCCGAGAACGTGGAGATGCAGGTCGCGGAGCGGCCGCTCGGGGTGTTCTCCCGGCAGCTGTTCCTCGGCGAGACGCTCGACACCGGCAAGATCGAGGCGAGCTACGACGCCGGCGTCCTGACGCTGAAGATCCCGATCGCCGAGCAGGCCAAGCCGCGACGGATCACCGTCACCGGCGCGAGCAGTCACAAACAGCTCGACGCCTGA
- a CDS encoding MarR family transcriptional regulator, giving the protein MATTKAPENPLALEHQVCFALAVASRGVIALYRPLLEPMGLTHPQYLVMLALWEFEPVSVKDLSGMLQLEPATLSPLLKRLESAGLLRRDRDTKDERSLAVALTDKGRALREEALNVPPAIVSRLGLDIDELMQLHERLTRVIAAAKNAGTATPNED; this is encoded by the coding sequence GTGGCAACGACGAAGGCACCGGAGAACCCCCTCGCGCTCGAGCATCAGGTGTGCTTCGCGCTCGCGGTCGCCTCGCGCGGCGTGATCGCGCTGTACAGGCCCCTGCTCGAACCGATGGGGCTGACGCATCCGCAGTACCTCGTCATGCTGGCGCTTTGGGAGTTCGAACCGGTCTCGGTCAAGGACCTGTCCGGCATGCTCCAGCTCGAGCCCGCCACGCTCTCCCCGCTGCTCAAGCGTCTCGAGAGCGCGGGCCTGCTGCGCCGCGATCGCGACACCAAGGACGAGCGCTCGCTCGCCGTCGCGCTCACCGACAAGGGACGTGCGCTCCGCGAGGAGGCGCTGAACGTTCCCCCGGCCATCGTCTCCCGGCTCGGCCTGGACATCGACGAGCTGATGCAACTCCACGAACGCCTGACCCGCGTCATCGCCGCCGCCAAGAACGCCGGCACCGCAACCCCGAATGAGGACTGA
- a CDS encoding hydantoinase/oxoprolinase family protein, whose product MTLHVGIDVGGTFTDAVAIVDGRAIRGKAFSTKDVTTGILDAIGVLRERAGMAEAEFLGAVDRFVLGNTIVTNAVDEQKYAAVGLLTTQGFRDTLRIARSARTDERDPHRMAAPPDIVERRRIVEVAERVDAHGNVLVPLTEDAIADAVDAVLATGAEAVAVCLLWSFRNAAHEKAIGEYLDKHRPGVPYTLSSALTPVYREYERMVTTALDAAVKPLVASHFDHLADELSSRGLRARVQIMQVHGGFLSVEETGKAPISMFNSGPVGGVTGARLLGKQLGRRRVLTADMGGTSLDAAAIIDDEFRLLPRAEIGGLPTSLTAVDIETIGAGGGSLAWVDGRNLLRVGPHSAGSMPGPACYGKGGTQPAVTDAALVLGLINPDYYLGGTVPLYEDQARAALRKHVAEPLGITEEAAAEGVYRLATSQMANALRKITVNRGHDPREFTLVGFGGACGLFAAGIAAEAGVREVVVPRNAAVFSAHGLMHADSVFSAVQTSPWTPAHPAAALDAEFVALEARAQAWFEAEGIPEDRRELYREADMKFVGQIFEVTTRLPAGTFGEQDKEALHAQFIADYEEEFGAGTAWTEAGILLVNSRVRAIGRSDVQTVELVAGAEAERHERSRRRVIEPLTGERVELEVHRGFGALGHAGGPCLLEEPDTTVYVPSGATAELTGSGDFLLRLSR is encoded by the coding sequence ATGACCCTGCATGTGGGCATTGACGTCGGTGGCACGTTCACCGACGCCGTGGCGATCGTCGACGGGCGCGCGATCCGCGGCAAGGCGTTCTCGACCAAGGACGTGACCACCGGGATCCTCGACGCGATCGGCGTACTGCGGGAGCGCGCGGGGATGGCCGAGGCCGAGTTCCTCGGGGCGGTCGACCGGTTCGTCCTGGGCAACACGATCGTCACCAACGCCGTCGACGAGCAGAAGTACGCCGCGGTGGGTCTGCTGACCACGCAGGGCTTCCGCGACACGCTCCGCATCGCCCGGTCGGCCCGCACCGACGAGCGTGACCCGCACCGGATGGCGGCGCCGCCGGACATCGTGGAGCGGCGCCGGATCGTCGAGGTCGCCGAGCGGGTCGATGCGCACGGCAACGTTCTGGTCCCGCTCACCGAGGACGCGATCGCGGACGCCGTCGACGCGGTGCTCGCGACCGGTGCCGAGGCGGTCGCGGTCTGCTTGCTGTGGTCGTTCCGGAACGCGGCACACGAGAAGGCCATCGGCGAGTACCTCGACAAGCACCGTCCGGGCGTCCCGTACACGCTCTCCAGCGCGTTGACCCCGGTGTACCGCGAATACGAGCGGATGGTGACGACCGCGCTGGACGCCGCGGTCAAACCGCTCGTCGCGTCGCACTTCGATCACCTCGCCGACGAGTTGTCGAGCAGGGGGCTGCGGGCCCGGGTGCAGATCATGCAGGTGCACGGCGGGTTCCTGTCGGTGGAGGAGACCGGGAAGGCGCCGATCTCGATGTTCAACTCCGGACCGGTCGGCGGCGTGACCGGAGCGCGGCTGCTCGGCAAGCAGCTCGGCCGCCGGCGGGTGCTGACCGCGGACATGGGCGGTACGAGCCTCGACGCGGCCGCGATCATCGACGACGAGTTCCGGCTGCTGCCACGGGCCGAGATCGGCGGTCTGCCGACGAGCCTGACCGCGGTCGACATCGAGACCATCGGCGCCGGCGGCGGCAGCCTCGCCTGGGTGGACGGCCGGAACCTGCTCCGCGTCGGTCCGCACAGCGCGGGCTCGATGCCCGGTCCGGCCTGCTACGGAAAGGGCGGCACCCAGCCCGCGGTCACCGACGCCGCGCTCGTGCTCGGACTCATCAACCCCGACTACTACCTGGGCGGCACGGTCCCGCTGTACGAGGACCAGGCCCGCGCCGCACTCCGCAAGCACGTGGCCGAACCGCTCGGGATCACCGAGGAAGCCGCGGCCGAGGGCGTGTACCGGCTGGCGACGTCGCAGATGGCCAACGCGCTGCGCAAGATCACCGTGAACCGCGGCCACGATCCGCGGGAGTTCACGCTCGTCGGTTTCGGCGGCGCGTGCGGGCTGTTCGCGGCCGGCATCGCCGCGGAGGCCGGCGTCCGCGAGGTGGTCGTTCCTCGCAACGCCGCGGTCTTCTCGGCTCACGGTCTGATGCACGCCGACTCGGTGTTCTCCGCCGTACAGACGAGCCCCTGGACGCCTGCCCACCCGGCGGCCGCGCTCGACGCGGAGTTCGTGGCTCTCGAGGCGCGTGCCCAGGCCTGGTTCGAGGCCGAGGGGATTCCGGAGGACCGGCGGGAGCTGTACCGCGAGGCGGACATGAAGTTCGTCGGCCAGATCTTCGAGGTGACGACCCGGCTGCCGGCCGGCACATTCGGGGAGCAGGACAAGGAGGCGCTGCACGCGCAGTTCATCGCCGACTACGAGGAGGAGTTCGGCGCCGGGACCGCCTGGACCGAGGCCGGGATCCTGCTCGTCAACTCCCGCGTCCGGGCGATCGGGCGCAGCGACGTACAGACCGTGGAGCTGGTCGCGGGCGCGGAGGCGGAGCGTCACGAGCGCAGCCGCCGCCGCGTGATCGAGCCGCTCACTGGTGAGCGCGTCGAGCTCGAGGTGCACCGCGGGTTCGGGGCGCTCGGGCACGCCGGCGGACCCTGTCTGCTGGAGGAGCCCGACACCACGGTGTACGTGCCCAGCGGGGCCACCGCCGAACTCACCGGCAGTGGCGACTTCCTGCTCCGCCTGAGCCGCTGA
- a CDS encoding enoyl-CoA hydratase/isomerase family protein, translating to MGGITLERDGAVAIIRFDRPDKLNALTLAMYDELGAAFAEVRDDDSLAVAILTGAGDRAFCVGADLTESIPALAEGRFDISEWDAAHQKHSTLFKPVIAAVNGLCLGGGFEIMLSTDLRIGADTAEFGLPESGVGVVPAGGTLTRLTRQIPYVWAMELMLLGDRIPAAQALRYGLLNDVVPAENLLETVLERADRLVRKSGTALATIKEAVLRLGDLPQHQAFHSEALYGQKAFTAPDAHEGLTAFTDRRPPNFPSRHNTKPRST from the coding sequence ATGGGCGGCATCACGCTGGAACGCGACGGGGCGGTCGCGATCATCCGGTTCGACCGTCCGGACAAGCTCAACGCGCTGACGCTCGCGATGTACGACGAACTCGGCGCGGCCTTCGCCGAGGTCCGCGACGACGACTCGCTCGCCGTCGCGATCCTCACCGGCGCCGGCGACCGCGCGTTCTGTGTCGGCGCCGACCTGACCGAGTCCATCCCGGCGCTGGCCGAGGGCCGTTTCGACATCTCGGAGTGGGACGCCGCGCACCAGAAACACAGCACGCTGTTCAAACCGGTGATTGCCGCGGTCAACGGTCTGTGCCTCGGCGGCGGCTTCGAGATCATGCTGTCCACCGATCTCCGGATCGGTGCCGACACCGCGGAGTTCGGCCTCCCCGAGAGCGGCGTCGGCGTCGTACCCGCCGGCGGCACGCTCACCCGGCTGACACGGCAGATCCCGTACGTCTGGGCGATGGAACTGATGCTCCTCGGCGACCGGATCCCGGCCGCCCAGGCGCTGCGCTACGGCTTGCTGAACGACGTCGTACCCGCGGAGAACCTGCTCGAGACCGTACTGGAACGCGCCGACCGGCTGGTGCGCAAAAGCGGCACCGCCCTCGCAACCATCAAAGAGGCCGTCCTACGCCTGGGCGACCTCCCACAGCACCAGGCCTTCCACAGCGAAGCCCTCTACGGCCAAAAGGCCTTCACCGCCCCCGATGCCCACGAAGGCCTCACCGCCTTCACCGACCGCCGCCCACCCAACTTCCCCTCCCGCCACAACACCAAGCCCCGCTCGACGTGA
- a CDS encoding hydantoinase B/oxoprolinase family protein, whose amino-acid sequence MTSSSYTLPAGFDPVTLEVIRMRLDSIVEEMGIAMIRSSGSPVITEAGDFNTALFDPTGRIYAYSDYVQFHIGSGSVAVQNLVKAIEGEPLAPGDAFISNDPHTAGASHPPDTNVISPIFHGYELIGWAQSQAHLVDVGGMTPGGFAPGAHDCYAEALRLPPGVKIFERGEPVEWVRRILLNNVRVPVLYWNDVRSLVASNNTGIRRLLGTIEEFGLERFREYSQLSFQLAEQVVRDRIRAIPDGVYTAEEWTEHNGHVDELYRVACTMTKRDDQITFDFSGSSEQTDGFVNCSYGALVGSVATAVVPILAWDVPFNEGVMTAFDILAEPGSIVNPRPPAPISNGHLTTGARVSRVVTKLLNDACRGSADDTIRDRTQGVWADSWTGGISAGTTDDGEYFVLFNMDGGGMGAGAQPDRDGLDCAGMMTQVNNMLPDVEMNEMLYPVLYLWKQLDTASAGHGSHRGGLGLRFAWTLHGAQEVTQTVFAPTAQVVADGFGGGLPGGGSGHEVWRGTDVAQLFADGLVPDPDSLTAADRELLAINQQSVSIRAGDVFVQWIAGGGGYGDPLLRDPRLVADDVRNGYVTADTARRTYGVIVADGTVDETATLRARTALREERLGSTPSHEASAGLSAPRRDADGWYVPASGARLGSADDWRSEARKATYFAAERLAEYGVRVRPRTEGRRVLIDEFYSPSCGTLLEAAVRVEG is encoded by the coding sequence ATGACCAGCAGCTCGTACACGCTCCCCGCGGGGTTCGACCCGGTCACCCTCGAGGTGATCCGGATGCGCCTGGACTCGATCGTGGAGGAGATGGGCATCGCGATGATCCGGTCCTCCGGATCGCCGGTGATCACCGAGGCGGGTGACTTCAACACCGCGCTGTTCGACCCGACCGGCCGCATCTACGCGTACTCCGACTACGTCCAGTTCCACATCGGCTCCGGCAGCGTCGCCGTACAGAACCTGGTGAAGGCGATCGAAGGAGAGCCGCTGGCTCCGGGCGACGCGTTCATCTCCAACGACCCGCACACCGCGGGCGCCAGCCACCCGCCGGACACCAACGTGATCTCGCCGATCTTCCACGGCTACGAACTGATCGGCTGGGCCCAGTCGCAGGCGCACCTGGTGGACGTCGGCGGCATGACCCCGGGCGGCTTCGCGCCCGGTGCCCACGACTGTTACGCCGAGGCGCTGCGGCTGCCGCCCGGTGTGAAGATCTTCGAGCGCGGCGAGCCGGTGGAGTGGGTACGCCGGATCCTGCTCAACAACGTCCGCGTGCCGGTGCTGTACTGGAACGACGTACGCAGCCTGGTCGCCAGCAACAACACCGGCATCCGGCGGCTGCTGGGCACGATCGAGGAGTTCGGCCTCGAACGGTTCCGCGAGTACTCGCAGCTGTCGTTCCAGCTGGCCGAGCAGGTCGTCCGCGACCGGATCCGCGCGATCCCGGACGGCGTCTACACCGCCGAGGAATGGACCGAGCACAACGGGCACGTCGACGAGCTGTACCGCGTCGCGTGCACCATGACGAAGCGCGACGACCAGATCACCTTCGACTTCAGCGGTTCCAGCGAGCAGACCGACGGGTTCGTCAACTGCAGTTACGGCGCGCTGGTCGGCAGTGTCGCGACCGCCGTCGTACCGATCCTGGCCTGGGACGTACCGTTCAACGAAGGGGTCATGACCGCGTTCGACATCCTGGCCGAGCCGGGGTCGATCGTGAATCCGCGGCCGCCGGCGCCGATCAGCAACGGCCACCTCACCACCGGCGCGCGGGTCAGCCGCGTCGTGACCAAGCTGCTGAACGACGCCTGCCGGGGCAGCGCGGACGACACCATCCGCGACCGCACCCAAGGCGTGTGGGCGGACTCGTGGACCGGTGGGATCTCCGCCGGTACGACGGACGACGGCGAGTACTTCGTCCTGTTCAACATGGACGGCGGCGGTATGGGCGCCGGCGCGCAACCGGACCGCGACGGGCTCGACTGCGCGGGCATGATGACGCAGGTCAACAACATGCTGCCGGACGTCGAGATGAACGAGATGCTGTACCCGGTGCTCTACCTGTGGAAGCAACTCGACACCGCGAGCGCCGGGCACGGTTCGCACCGCGGCGGGCTCGGCCTGCGGTTCGCCTGGACGCTGCACGGCGCGCAGGAGGTCACGCAGACGGTCTTCGCCCCGACCGCCCAGGTCGTTGCCGACGGCTTCGGTGGCGGTCTGCCCGGCGGCGGCAGCGGCCACGAGGTGTGGCGCGGGACCGATGTCGCGCAGTTGTTCGCCGACGGTCTCGTGCCGGACCCGGACTCGCTGACCGCGGCGGATCGGGAGTTGCTGGCGATCAACCAGCAGTCGGTGAGCATTCGGGCCGGAGACGTCTTCGTGCAATGGATCGCCGGCGGAGGCGGGTACGGCGATCCGCTGCTCCGCGACCCGCGGCTCGTCGCCGACGACGTACGCAACGGCTACGTGACCGCGGACACCGCGCGCCGGACGTACGGCGTGATCGTTGCCGACGGCACCGTTGACGAGACGGCCACGCTGCGAGCCCGGACCGCGCTGCGCGAGGAGCGCCTCGGCAGCACGCCGTCGCACGAGGCGTCGGCGGGGCTGTCCGCACCGCGCCGGGATGCCGACGGCTGGTACGTGCCTGCCAGCGGCGCCCGGCTGGGCAGCGCGGACGACTGGCGCAGCGAGGCACGGAAGGCCACGTACTTCGCCGCGGAACGGCTGGCCGAGTACGGCGTTCGCGTCCGCCCGCGGACCGAGGGGCGTCGGGTACTGATCGACGAGTTCTACAGTCCTTCGTGTGGCACGCTGCTGGAGGCCGCGGTCAGAGTGGAGGGCTGA